Proteins encoded within one genomic window of Humulus lupulus chromosome 1, drHumLupu1.1, whole genome shotgun sequence:
- the LOC133791641 gene encoding replication protein A 32 kDa subunit A-like isoform X1, whose protein sequence is MFSASQFDTPSAFSGAGFMSSQSSQLTDAGPSPAKGRDSHGLIPVTVKQISEAHHSGDEKSNFVINGVEAANVTLVGMVSDKTERNTDVSLFLDDGTGRIKCRRWVNENFDAREMEGLEDGMYVRVNGHLKILQGTRQLVAFSVRPVSNFDEISFHFIECIHNYLQSSKSQQPGNADNQTQAADSAFSTPVKSVSNGFQIAPSSQLSGEISFGAPKGCDQLVLDYLQLPSSIGKEKGIHRDELSQQLKIPLEKIMESIRSLEDEGLIYSTIDEFHFKSAA, encoded by the exons ATGTTCTCCGCCAGCCAGTTCGACACCCCTTCCGCCTTCTCCGGTGCTGGCTTCATGTCCTCACAGTCATCTCAGTTGACCGATGCTGGTCCCTCTCCGGCAAAG GGTCGTGATAGTCATGGGTTGATTCCAGTGACTGTGAAGCAGATTAGTGAGGCGCATCATTCTGGTGATGAAAAATCGAATTTTGTGATCAATGGTGTAGAAGCTGCCAAT GTTACTCTAGTTGGAATGGTGTCTGACAAAACTGAAAGAAATACTGATGTCAGTCTATTTCTGGACGATGGAACAGGACGAATCAAATGCAGAAGATg GGTGAATGAGAACTTTGATGCAAGGGAAATGGAAGGATTAGA AGACGGCATGTATGTTCGGGTTAATGGGCACTTGAAAATATTGCAGGGTACCCGACAATTGGTTGCCTTCTCTGTGAG GCCTGTGTCAAACTTCGATGAAATTTCATTCCACTTTATCGAATGCATACACAATTACTTGCAGAGTTCCAAATCTCAG CAGCCAGGAAATGCTGATAATCAGACTCAGGCTGCAGACTCTGCTTTTAGCACTCCTGTGAAAAGTGTATCAAATGGATTTCAGATAGCACCATCCAGTCAG ttATCTGGGGAAATTAGTTTTGGTGCTCCAAAGGGCTGCGATCAGTTGGTACTTGACTATCTGCAGCTGCCTTCAAGCAT TGGGAAGGAAAAGGGGATACACAGGGATGAGCTTTCCCAACAGCTTAAAATTCCCTTGGAGAAAATTAT GGAGTCCATTAGATCTCTTGAAGATGAAGGTTTGATATATTCAACTATTGATGAATTTCACTTCAAATCAGCTGCGTAG
- the LOC133791641 gene encoding replication protein A 32 kDa subunit A-like isoform X2: MFSASQFDTPSAFSGAGFMSSQSSQLTDAGPSPAKGRDSHGLIPVTVKQISEAHHSGDEKSNFVINGVEAANVTLVGMVSDKTERNTDVSLFLDDGTGRIKCRRWVNENFDAREMEGLEDGMYVRVNGHLKILQGTRQLVAFSVRPVSNFDEISFHFIECIHNYLQSSKSQPGNADNQTQAADSAFSTPVKSVSNGFQIAPSSQLSGEISFGAPKGCDQLVLDYLQLPSSIGKEKGIHRDELSQQLKIPLEKIMESIRSLEDEGLIYSTIDEFHFKSAA; encoded by the exons ATGTTCTCCGCCAGCCAGTTCGACACCCCTTCCGCCTTCTCCGGTGCTGGCTTCATGTCCTCACAGTCATCTCAGTTGACCGATGCTGGTCCCTCTCCGGCAAAG GGTCGTGATAGTCATGGGTTGATTCCAGTGACTGTGAAGCAGATTAGTGAGGCGCATCATTCTGGTGATGAAAAATCGAATTTTGTGATCAATGGTGTAGAAGCTGCCAAT GTTACTCTAGTTGGAATGGTGTCTGACAAAACTGAAAGAAATACTGATGTCAGTCTATTTCTGGACGATGGAACAGGACGAATCAAATGCAGAAGATg GGTGAATGAGAACTTTGATGCAAGGGAAATGGAAGGATTAGA AGACGGCATGTATGTTCGGGTTAATGGGCACTTGAAAATATTGCAGGGTACCCGACAATTGGTTGCCTTCTCTGTGAG GCCTGTGTCAAACTTCGATGAAATTTCATTCCACTTTATCGAATGCATACACAATTACTTGCAGAGTTCCAAATCTCAG CCAGGAAATGCTGATAATCAGACTCAGGCTGCAGACTCTGCTTTTAGCACTCCTGTGAAAAGTGTATCAAATGGATTTCAGATAGCACCATCCAGTCAG ttATCTGGGGAAATTAGTTTTGGTGCTCCAAAGGGCTGCGATCAGTTGGTACTTGACTATCTGCAGCTGCCTTCAAGCAT TGGGAAGGAAAAGGGGATACACAGGGATGAGCTTTCCCAACAGCTTAAAATTCCCTTGGAGAAAATTAT GGAGTCCATTAGATCTCTTGAAGATGAAGGTTTGATATATTCAACTATTGATGAATTTCACTTCAAATCAGCTGCGTAG